The genomic window GATGCGGTCGGTGTAGACCGGATTGCGTAACAGCTTCGTTATTGTCCGTCTGGTCCAGCAGCGCTGATATTGCTGGCCACCCGACTGGCCGCCGATTGCCCAAAGTTCGGTCCCGTAACAACCACCAAGTGAACTTTATCTTCCTCAAGCAACGCGAGCAATTCGCTGAGCGACGCCAGGGGGTTTACGAGTCGATCAATCTTGTAAACGATCACCCGCTGGATCAAGTCGTCTTTCACCGCGTTGATCAATTACTGCATCGCCGGCCAGCCGAGCGTTTCGCTTGATTCACCTTCATCGGCAAGATAGTCGGGGACCTGCAAACCCAATGACGTAGCGGTGTCCAAGCAGATTGCGTACTGAACGTCGCAGGAACCGAGGGAGCCACCGCCACAACGCGACTACCGCGAATAGACAACGGTCAGCCGAAATGGGGTTGTATCTGTATCATTCACGTCCGATGATCGCCGCTTCGAAGACTCAGGCTAAAGCCCGCCGGGCTGGATATTTTCCGCGAGCGTTTCTCGCTTTAGCGCTAAAATAGTTACGGGCTGATCATGCTTGACAACCTGGATGACGGCGTTTGCCATGTTGCGGCGGAAGCTCAACGGAGTGAACTGCTTAGCGTGAACTTGCAGATGCGCACACGTATATTCTGTATAATCTGAGGCAGCGGTTCAGGCTCTACCGCGAGTCGATATCGCCCACGCCGACCAGATTATCGCAAAATGCCGATAGGTTGATCTTGCTGTAATCCTCTCTTAATGCCGCGACAGAGTTCTCATGGAATTTAATCCACTAACAATCAAGCAGTTTTTGAAGTACTTGGTTCCGAGGTATGTTTCTAGGGCGGGACTACGATGCCCAGACTGGCCCGCAGATATTTTTGCGATATCAGCAGCATTGCTTGAGAAATCCGGAGGGTACACAAAGGTTGGAACCGAATTCTGCCCATGCGAAGTAAGTGGTTTCGACGATCTCGATGAGCGCAACGACCAACTTGATGGCTTGGCCAACCAATGGCGAACCAAAATTTCCAAGCAACTAAGGAAGGAGGCATTCAACGAGTCATCTGACAAATCTCGTAGACCTTGGAAAAAGCCGATTGAAATACCGGAGACAGTTCAAGAATGGTGGGAGCATATAAATAGAAACTGCGGACTCCCAGTTTCGAGTATTGTCGAAGAGCGAGTCTTGCTTGCAGCAATAGTCAACCTGCTTGCCGTCGCTGACGAGTGCTTGTCACGTGTTGGAATGCGGATTCACGGAGGCGAAAGTTTCGGGAAGTCGGAAAAACTTTTTTGGCAGTTCTGCGAAGTTCTATTAGCTCCCTTGGGTGCCAAAGGATCAACGCTGTGTCGCGAGATAGACCCAACACGAATCAGAGTTTTGCCCAAATCGCAAATTCCGGCCGGCGGTCTGTCTGTGCGTAGCATGTCGCATTATCTAGCGATGTGCCCTCCGATTGAGATCCCAGTTCACTGGCACAGCGCAGACTTTAGGTCTGAGGCTATAGCCGACGACCATTGCAACATTCTTCTTGTGCCTTGGCCGTACGAAGTAGCGCCCGTCCAATTTCAGCCTTGGGAGAATGGCCGCAGTCTTAACAATCCTGACGCGAGACGATTTGTCTTTGATCACGATGTCGATGAGTCGACTGATAAAAAGCTACTGGAGACCGTCGGAAATTTGCTCGACAGGGCACAGGCATCGGTGGGGAAGGTTCATATGGTAGTGTTACCGGAGCTATCAATCACTGATCGCCAACACCAAGCTCTTTCAGAACAAATTGTTAGCCGTGATTGCATACTGATATCGGGAGTTGCAGATGACTTCCAACCGGATGGTCCAGAAGGAAAACACATTCCAAGAAATGTTGCAAGGACTACCGTGCCAGCTGTAAACGCCAATGGCAGAGTCGATTATGAACAGTTCAAACACCATCGGTGGAAGTTGGACTCGTCACAAATAGTACGATATGGACTCTCGTCGACACTGAACCCGCGATTCGACTGGTGGGAAGCAATCGAGCTTTATGATCGTCACATCAATTTCATGCGACCGAAATCTTGGCTTTCGATGTGTGTGCTTCTTTGCGAAGATCTCGCTCAGTTTGATCCAGTCGGGAGATTTGTGAGAGCCGTCGCACCTGACCTAGTTATTGCATTACTAATGGACGGCCCTCAGCTGGCAAGTCGATGGCCAGCGAGGTACGCAACCGTTCTCGCGGATGATCCTGGTAGCGCGGTCCTAACTCTGACCAGCCTCGGAATGAATGCTTTGAGCCGTAAGCCAAACGATCTCGGAGCTGCAGTTCCCAGGACTATCGCTTTGTGGAAAGATCCATTGGCAGGTCTCGTGCCAATAGATTTGCCTTCAGGCAAAAACAGCGCTATACTAACTGTTCGCAACAATCAGCATGATCACGAGATTATCAAGTGGACGGCGGACGGGAGGTCGAATGATTATAAATTCGGGACCCCAACTTATGGTGGTGTGCATTTTCTTTAAATGAGGTGACAAATGGGACGTAAGCCAGAAAGCCAAGTGGAAAAGGACATTCTGATCAGAGTTAAGCGGGCACAGCGGAAAAGCAACTGTCCGCAGTTGGGAGCAACCACCAGGAAGCGGCAGACGAGCGAGTTTAAAAGGCAGTGTAAGAAGCTTTCGAGCAAAGGTGTCTGCCTAAAATGTGAAGGGATCATCTGATCTTGGCCTGTGATTCAGCGGCTTTTCGTATGGGACGGTTAGGGATCTCGTGCGAGCGGTCAAGTGCCGCCACTGCGGCACCACAAAGCCCGATTGAACGTTTTGAGCGTTCAACCAATTGCTGTCGTTTTCCGTTCTGAATCTGCTCGGTTTCCTTCGATTTACTAGAGACGTTTGTGCTGGCAATCGAGCGTTCATCCAGCAGAAGTGGGGTCGATGGACTTCCCTAAGGTGACTCAAAATTCAATTTGTCGGGCGATTACTTCGCTGTGAGAATTGGACAACCTCCCGAGCGACTTCAACAATTTTCTATGATCTTTGGACCGGCTGGCTCATAGTTCGCATTGGATGAGCCGAGACCATCGATGGCAAATATGTGGATCGGGCGAGCGAGCCTTGGGAGCGTCCAACCCGTGAGCGTAAAAAATCCACCAACCGCGTTAAGAAGTTTTCCCTCGGCCGCTCACGTCCCGGCAGCATTTTGCTACCCTAAATCCCGCTATTTTTCCTCACGCGGGCAGGGAAAATAGTGCCTGTTAGAAAAACGGGAAGAGCAAGTAGAGAGGAGCGGAATCCCATTTGCAGACGGTCCGCGCAGGTAACATTTTAGGGGACTTCGGTTCTCTTGACGGCAATTGATCAACATTGCGCTGCCTTTTAGACATTCGTCTGTTAACCCAACTGTCGAACCGAGCCCATCAAAATTTGAGCTTAGTTTGAATAGGCGAAAGCTCTCGCAAACTAGCTAACGCCCGTTGTCGCATGTCGACCAGCGGGCGTTTTTCGTTTTCGCCGCATTTTTTGCAATTGTTCGGCGGTTCCACGGCGATAACCAGTTGTCTCTGTTTCGCCTTCAAAGTGCCGGGGGCCGACGCAAACCCCAGCGATTCGGATCGAAACCCGAGATTAACCCAAAACGTTCGCTTGTTCTCTGTTTGACGTGGCGACACCGTTAACAGCTGGCAGCGAGAATCTGTGATTGCTCTGTTTGGCCCAAAGCGATCTCGCCGTTTCGACAGGATAAAAGAGCGAAACGCGGTGTACCCATCGCGGCGTCATACCACTGCCTCGAACGACCCGGATTTGTTTCATTGACTACCACCTTACCTTCCCAACGATACGCCGCCAACTTCTCCTCCATGGCAACGCTGTCGTCCGTACAAGTCTGTTAGACACAAGCGGAATCGGCTTGCCAATTATCCAGTAGAGTCCGAATTGCCCGGCACTGCAGTATGAAACGCAATCGCGTTGTACTCATGGTTGCCCATCACTGCCAACGCATCTCCGCTTCCACCATCGCCCGAGCAATCTTGATTGCTTCACCGGTCGCCGAACCGCGATCCACGACGTCGCCGACGAACACGACATCCCAGTCGGAATGCCGATAGCCTAGGGACATGCTTCCGGTTCACCTGTTGTGATGCTCGTTGTTGCCTGGGATCATATGAGCGATCGCAAACAATCCATCGGGCACTACGAATGAACTCTGACGAATTATCCGTCAAGGCACTGACGCAAGTATCCATCGCCGAATTTGAATTCGAGGCTCCGCCATTGTGCGAGAAGGTGAAACGCAATGCCGGAAAGGTAATGAAGGAGATCCCGGTTCAGCGATTGCAGGCGGGCGGCCAGCAACTCAGCCAGCAACGTGGCTCGCGGTATCAGTGGGGCGAGGGAATCATCCTGAATCGGAATTCTCGCGTAAGCGGCGGGTTCTGGACAAACATGCCGTCCTCACAGCTTGAAGATTTGCGTCAGGTGACGGCTGATTATCCTGCGATCTTTCTTTTCTGCTACTACGAGATCCCTCAAAGCAAATTACATGTTTGGGCGGTCCCAGACGAGGTCGCGATTCGGAGCCTTGCGACCGTGCCGGAGAACCAGTCTGGCGTGAAGACGGTCTTCATTGATCTTCGGACACAGCGATTCAGTTACGCCGATGACGCACCAGACCTCACGCCATACTACCGCGAAATTGATCTTTCCGATGCGGAGATTGAGGCACTGACGGCAAGCATCAAACAAGATGCCGCGGCGAAAGAATTGGCGGTTGATGGGACTGATGACGGCGAGGATGACGACGATCCAAGCTTAGACACGGATTACTACAGCCAGGAAACGGTTGACTTTCTACTTGAATTACCAGATTGTCACGGGGCGCTCTAAAAGGGACCACCTATGGGCGCCTATGGTCCCTTTTGAAATTGATGGTTTGGGATCGGGCGATTTTGCCCGATCTACTTGTCTTTTTCGGCATCCGAGCCGGTGGGCGCTTTGGTCCCTTTTGAAGTTTTCTCAGCATTTTTCAGCCGGTAGCTGCGGCCCGTGATCTTCATGATCTCCGCCGCTTGCAGGAACCGATCCGGGATCGCGCTGGCACTGGGGACATCTCCGATCAGCTTCCCCCAGTCCGCCAGCGGGCGGTTCGTGGTCATGATCGTGCTGCGGACTTCATGACGACGCATGATGATTTCGAATAGGTATTCGCCACTGCGTTTGGGAAGCTGCTTCATCCCCATGTCGTCGATGATCAGCAAGTCCGGCTTGAGATACCGCGCCAGCACCTTCTCCTCGCCGCCCATCGCTTCGTCGTGCAAGAAGTCTCGCACCACATCGAAGACGCTTCGGTAGAACACCAATGCACCACTGCGAATCACCGCGTGTCCGATCGCTTGAGCCAAGTGTCTTTTGCCCGTTCCCGGCGGACCGCACATCAGCACGTCTTTAGCCTGGCGTAGGAAGTGACCGCTGGCCAAGTCAAACACCTTTGCTCGATCGATGCTGCGATTGAATGAGAAGTCGAAGTCTTCCAAACGCCGGACATCTCTAAACCCCGCTCGACGAACGCCACGTTCAACCTTACGATCGTTCCGCACCAACGACTCATCGGCTAGGATCAGTTCCAAGAACTCCGAGTGCGTCAACTTGCTGGCTGGGCATGTAGGCCGCGGCTAAGCTTCTCTTCGATCACTTCACGAAACGGCTCACAAGCACTGGCCGACTTGGGGGGGGCGACAGGCTTGGCAGTGTCGCCAGAGCCGGTGGGCGCCCCGGTCCCTTTTGACTCGTCGCTGGGTTGCTTGCTGACACCATCGTCGGCCAGGTGCCGCCGAACCGTCTTGCGATCGACCCCAGGAGCCTCGGCGATTTCCCGCTGCGACTGACCCTGCTGATGTAAGTTCTTGATGGCGTTGGACTTGGTCACGCTTAAATGATTGGCCACGGCCTCCCGTTCTCCGTTCTGCAAGGTGCAAAACAAACAACAGTAGTTCGGCCAACCCTCTCACAGTGTGGAGGACTTTCAAGCGCCTATTACTGGTCCCTTTTAGGCGCCCCCTGACAACCGGACAAAGGTCACCGGGCAGGCAAAACGCTGTATCCCAGGTAAATGGAGGGTTTCGGCTGTGTCGTTCTACGGCAAACCCAAACTGGACAAATTGTCCCCTGATTGTGTTGTTTTGTTCAGGTGGGCAGCGTTCCACAGTGGAGACGATTAGTTGCGTCTCTGGCTCTATGAAATGGGCACCGGGCGAGGCTCAGAGGTCCCCGTTTAGAATTCCCCCACGTAGCACCGCAGAGGTTATGGGCGTTTCCTGGCCCTAGAAGAATGGCACCTGCATACCACCATATCGCCCGAGTGAAACGAGGGCGCTATACGATGCGTCTGGGGCGTGGGATGCCTGTAAACTGAACCTAGGGAGCATTCCTGTGTCGAGTTGTTGTACTGGGTGATGTTTTTGGGCTCGGGATTGGATTCGATAACGATGGACGATAAGACGATGCAAGCTTGGCGAAAGTTTCTCGACCCCGACTTGCTCAGGACGAACTTAATTAGTGCATCTTTGTTTCTTACCGGGTGGGAGCTGCTGCGGGAGTGTGTGATTGAGCAGCCCAAGGGTTTCTTCGTTGTTGTTCATGGTGACCTCAGCGAAGACAGGCAAACCTACCGTGAAGAGATTTTGTGCCGCGACAAGAGTCCCTTTCTGGCATCGCTTGCGTGGTTCCACGAACAAGGGGCTGTGGACGACGACGATCTGACGTTGGTGGATCTCCTCTATAAATATCGGTGCGAGATTGCCCATGAACTTCCCGCAATTGTGATGTCGGATCAGGAAATCGACATCCCCCTTTTTGGCCGCTTGGTTGGTCTCGTCGACAAGATCGATCGCTGGTGGATTCGCGAGATTGAGTGTGCCATTAATCCTCTTGCAAATGGGCAGGCCCCTTACGATGTTCCCGATTCTGAAATCCACTCTGGCAGAATGATCGTTCTGTCGATGATGCTCCAAATTGCGACCGGGGATGAGGAGCAAGCAAACGTATGGAAGAATATGTTGCCCGAGGCCGGCGAACGTCCTACCTGGGATGCGTCTTAGCGAGGTGCTGAACCTTGCCCCTGTCGTTCAGAGCACTTGAGACTCTGCCACGGATTCCCCGTTTCTCGTTTTCCGACTCCTCGCGGCTACCGGAAAACACCAACCAGATGCCCAAATGAAAACGGCGGGGCTAATCGGAATAGCCCCGCCGACGTTAACGGTATGTTGAACGTGTGAACCAGCTTTATGAGCAAAGTGCGGATGCGATCCGCATCGGTAAATACGTTCGACGTTGGTTAGGTTGGGTCAACGTGGGCCTAAACCAAATCCATTTTGACCTTTTGGCGTCTGCGGCTTACGACTAAGACTAAGGCTCCGATGCCGAAGATGGCGAGTGAGGTTGGTTCGGGGACGGCAGCGTCGCCAAACGTGGCAGTGCTATTGATTTCGCTGAAACCAACAGAACCTTGCCCGCTGGGAACAGTGTTTGTAACGCCAAGTAACACAGTGTAAGTCCCGCCACCGGTTATAGCCGGGAAAGCAAAATCAAGGTCAAGAGTTCCCAATGGATCTCCGTCGTTGATGGTGAAATTTCCAACCAAAGAACTATTTAAGAAGACATCGAAATTCACAAAGGCCCCAGAGCGTAAACTGTTGAAATCTACATCAAGGATCAACTCTAGAAGGTCAATTGAAACGAGTCCCGTGCCAGAGAACTCCTCGAAAACAGTATGGGTTGGGTTAAAGAAGTAGGTGCCGGAGCTGGCAGTCGTTGTTGATGAGCTAGAGGGAAAATCTACCATCACGCCCGCCTGCACCTGCCGCGTCGTGGCAACCAACATCGCCAAACACGCAATCGCTAATATAGATCGTTTCATGTTGTTTTCCTGAAAGCACCCTCTTGGTGAGGATTAGTTGAATCGTAGATTAAGTAGCAACTTGGAGGACACGCAACAATCCGCGTGCTGTAGTCATGGCGAACAACGCCACGACTTGTCAACCAAAAGAGTCGCTGAATATCTACGAAGGTCTCAGGAGAGATCGATAGTGAGGGGTTTGCGGCAGACGAATGTCACTTCTTGAAATCTGCCATCGCAATTCAGCCATGGGAGATGGCGTCGCAACGCCAGC from Roseimaritima ulvae includes these protein-coding regions:
- a CDS encoding recombinase family protein, producing MKDDLIQRVIVYKIDRLVNPLASLSELLALLEEDKVHLVVVTGPNFGQSAASRVASNISAAGPDGQ
- a CDS encoding response regulator transcription factor — encoded protein: MEFNPLTIKQFLKYLVPRYVSRAGLRCPDWPADIFAISAALLEKSGGYTKVGTEFCPCEVSGFDDLDERNDQLDGLANQWRTKISKQLRKEAFNESSDKSRRPWKKPIEIPETVQEWWEHINRNCGLPVSSIVEERVLLAAIVNLLAVADECLSRVGMRIHGGESFGKSEKLFWQFCEVLLAPLGAKGSTLCREIDPTRIRVLPKSQIPAGGLSVRSMSHYLAMCPPIEIPVHWHSADFRSEAIADDHCNILLVPWPYEVAPVQFQPWENGRSLNNPDARRFVFDHDVDESTDKKLLETVGNLLDRAQASVGKVHMVVLPELSITDRQHQALSEQIVSRDCILISGVADDFQPDGPEGKHIPRNVARTTVPAVNANGRVDYEQFKHHRWKLDSSQIVRYGLSSTLNPRFDWWEAIELYDRHINFMRPKSWLSMCVLLCEDLAQFDPVGRFVRAVAPDLVIALLMDGPQLASRWPARYATVLADDPGSAVLTLTSLGMNALSRKPNDLGAAVPRTIALWKDPLAGLVPIDLPSGKNSAILTVRNNQHDHEIIKWTADGRSNDYKFGTPTYGGVHFL
- a CDS encoding helix-turn-helix domain-containing protein yields the protein MANHLSVTKSNAIKNLHQQGQSQREIAEAPGVDRKTVRRHLADDGVSKQPSDESKGTGAPTGSGDTAKPVAPPKSASACEPFREVIEEKLSRGLHAQPAS
- the istB gene encoding IS21-like element helper ATPase IstB, which codes for MTHSEFLELILADESLVRNDRKVERGVRRAGFRDVRRLEDFDFSFNRSIDRAKVFDLASGHFLRQAKDVLMCGPPGTGKRHLAQAIGHAVIRSGALVFYRSVFDVVRDFLHDEAMGGEEKVLARYLKPDLLIIDDMGMKQLPKRSGEYLFEIIMRRHEVRSTIMTTNRPLADWGKLIGDVPSASAIPDRFLQAAEIMKITGRSYRLKNAEKTSKGTKAPTGSDAEKDK
- a CDS encoding PEP-CTERM sorting domain-containing protein yields the protein MKRSILAIACLAMLVATTRQVQAGVMVDFPSSSSTTTASSGTYFFNPTHTVFEEFSGTGLVSIDLLELILDVDFNSLRSGAFVNFDVFLNSSLVGNFTINDGDPLGTLDLDFAFPAITGGGTYTVLLGVTNTVPSGQGSVGFSEINSTATFGDAAVPEPTSLAIFGIGALVLVVSRRRQKVKMDLV